One window of the Melospiza georgiana isolate bMelGeo1 chromosome 14, bMelGeo1.pri, whole genome shotgun sequence genome contains the following:
- the CARMIL2 gene encoding LOW QUALITY PROTEIN: capping protein, Arp2/3 and myosin-I linker protein 2 (The sequence of the model RefSeq protein was modified relative to this genomic sequence to represent the inferred CDS: inserted 1 base in 1 codon), translating to MAASPGGIPAELQEGITTFLGTKKVLLVLSIQLQVKSKYDDFILVLTPWRAYVLPVMLPVRVHSSFSFLEVREMAVQEPSVVVIETDAASFAFRFMSLDDLEQVVIHVTVSLKKVFPDSSLGTLLKNCPPSLYERIQQITDSLEEVLQSNPGPCGGFSETYAALCDYNGFAFREEIQWDVDNIYHSQDCREFNLLDFSHLESRDVALSVAALSFNLWFTKLSCKDFRLNQEISEQLLYMLSKSVTLEELVLENSGLKGDFVQRMAQALSSHPNSVLHTINLSGNQLEDRGVSAFSRHVERSPKGLQSLSLARTMLTAKGMSTLCKALTDNKATGFSLRHLDLSGNPGTLAGDDISNLQSLLQHCHSLSHLSLAGTDCPLDALFGALLHGSHSSLVHLDLSKNVFSHKRVKTISPDMKEFFSQACSLRHVSLAGTKLPADAVRALLQGLADNSHISDLQLDLSSCELRSAGAQVIQDLIPDASSISHLDLSDNGFDPDMVTLVLSIGRSKSIRHVSLGKNFNIKSKEGLLDVLHRIVQLTQEEDCPLQSLSVAESRLKLGTNVLLSALGSNTSLVSLDISGNAMGDTGAKMLAKALQINTKLRTVVWDRNNTTAHGLLEVAQALERNFTLKSMPLPMSDVAQAYRSHPERTEEAVHKLQSCLTRNQLRQTLPAQTFRLQQGILTTSSEQMVNEICLSVQKHVDILSTYMGKEVETDILCAEEAIRNANLCVSILPLLYEAGNTPYQNGKLQHKLECLTEEASQTCSREIQAIMQAALDTAHGLCPAVVQKSGVRDQLVTAMSERICLQDQLSLSAVLDQMVTDVFSKLNEIKLSVTAAVADCIVDAVLGDLTIAQCKLAESLSKQGLDLLVLLPESAEDDAAALARGRNPPDLAAEEYKMALRRRNKHFRSIRPTPTVRTSSPARSQPPAAAVAGSIPAXAAKPPRALPAGTAALPLPPRGGAAAPLAAPPRVGEGDGVPDDDDGDGDGDDDGKAWRRRVSTRTLSPLVGVSELEPAAGRDASGLRAHRAPPSLSPAAPPARPASTKDAEPASGSLPATQPATATGFLMDLPTAGEKLEHCTKGRPRPNRRHRQPPSKPNVQPVACENSEDRSITRVDEGLEDFFAKRLITETLPPTTPETCPGSAPLAPSGSRTLKKKIGNFFAFKKPKSSRGSRCEKEPEGGPTAPRSRRSMLSDILRAPSKAGESGKPLSKSEEGGLSAEPQAEPEHCQTPDSARRIRPKYSREGKSQSLILLSGEDEDALGVRHDKKRHLEKSEGELSSSFEQRVQVMLHRIGVTKGPAAESKKQQSKDSEIKKAGSDGDIVDSSADSPPSLKARTHSVSTDAPFRSPAARTEPSAEPRPAWKALGRQLPAEPPATSSDQPRRSLTLAEPSGLPEPGGREGWSSSLPRLGRNVPVALPRRVSHGGEVGAGTLPTLPTPPNNEDTRLMARLAAPRGPSRRALSVHEEQLREPECPAELGMGTVPLRLRRSPVLRHRTKHESLSEMEGEPGPTPDAEGAPLQDWPRAGLEEPQAGTGPEGEQPQALAQTVGNAQDSAAIDQRRPVPGQEEPALGQ from the exons GTTGTCATAGAAACAGATGCAGCGTCTTTTGCCTTCCGGTTCATGTCCTTGGATGATTTGGAGCAAGTTGTTATCCATGTCACCGTGTCACTTAAGAAGGTCTTTCCAGACTCATCCCTTGG gACACTGCTCAAGAACTGCCCCCCCAGCCTGTATGAGAGGATCCAGCAGATCACAGACTCACTGGAGGAAGTGCTGCAGAGCAACCCTGGGCCATGTG GGGGGTTTTCAGAGACCTACGCTGCTCTGTGTGACTACAACGGCTTTGCCTTCCGCGAGGAGATCCAGTGG GACGTGGACAACATTTACCACAGCCAGGACTGCCGGGAGTTCAACCTGCTGGACTTCAGCCACCTGGAGAGCCg GGATGTGGCGCTGAGTGTTGCTGCCTTGTCCTTCAACCTGTGGTTCACCAAGCTCTCCTGCAAGGATTTCAGGCtg AATCAGGAGatctcagagcagctgctctaCATGCTCAGCAAGTCAGTGaccctggaggagctggtgctggagaACAGTGGCTTGAAGGG TGACTTTGTACAGAGGATGGCCCAGGCCCTCAGCAGCCACCCCAACTCTGTCCTGCACACCATCAACCTCTCTGGCAACCAGCTGGAAGACAGAG GGGTCTCTGCCTTCAGCCGGCACGTGGAGAGGAGTCCCAAGGGTCTGCAGAGCCTCAGCTTGGCCAGGACAATGCTCACAGCCAAAG GGATGAGCACGTTGTGCAAGGCCCTCACAGATAACAAAGCCACTGGGTTCTCCCTCCGGCACCTGGACCTCTCTGGGAACCCCGGCACGCTGGCTGGGGATGACATCAGC AACCTGCAGAGcctcctccagcactgccactcGCTGTCCCAcctcagcctggctggcacagaCTGCCCTTTGGATGCT CTCTTTGGGGCCCTGCTCCACGGATCCCACAGCAGCCTCGTCCACCTGGATCTCTCCAAAAATGTGTTCTCCCACAA GAGGGTGAAAACCATCTCCCCCGACATGAAGGAGTTTTTCAGCCAGGCCTGCTCCCTCAGACACGTCTCCCTGGCAGGTACCAAGCTGCCAGCTGATGCTGTAAG GGCATTGCTGCAAGGGCTGGCAGACAACAGCCACATCAGTGACCTGCAGCTGGATCTCAGCAGCTGTGAG CTGAGATCAGCAGGGGCCCAAGTCATCCAGGACCTCATCCCTGACGCCAGCTCCATCAGTCACCTGGACCTGTCTGACAATG gcttTGACCCCGACATGGTGACCCTGGTGCTCTCCATTGGCAGGAGCAAATCCATCAGGCACGTCTCCCTGGGGAAAAACTTCAACATCAAATCCAA GGAAGGTCTGTTGGATGTCCTGCACCGCATTGTCCAGCTCACCCAGGAGGAGGATTGT CCTCTGCAGTCTCTGTCTGTGGCTGAATCACGCCTCAAGCTGGGAACCAACGTGCTGctgagtgccctgggcagcaaCACCAGCCTCGTGTCCCTGGACATCAGTGGCAACGCcatgggggacacgggggcCAAGATGCTCGCCAAGGCCCTGCAGATCAACACCAAGCTCAG GACTGTGGTTTGGGACAGGAACAACACAACAGCCCATGGGCTCCTCGAGGTGGCTCAAGCTTTGGAGAG GAATTTCACGCTCAAGTCGATGCCGCTGCCGATGAGCGACGTGGCGCAGGCGTACCGCAGCCACCCCGAGAGGACGGAGGAGGCCGTGCACAAG CTCCAGTCCTGCCTGACGAGGAACCAGCTGCGGCAAACGCTGCCGGCTCAGACCTtccggctgcagcagggcatCCTCACCACCTCTTCTGAGCAG ATGGTGAATGAGATCTGCCTGAGTGTGCAGAAGCACGTTGACATCCTGAGCACCTACATGGGCAAGGAGGTGGAGACGGACATCCTCTGTGCTGAGGAGGCCATCAGGAATGCCAACCTCTGTGTCAGT ATCCTGCCCCTCTTGTATGAGGCTGGAAACACCCCCTACCAGAATGGCAAGCTGCAGCACAAGCTGGAGTGTCTCACGGAGGAGGCATCACAGACCTGCAGCCGGGAAATCCAG GCAATCATGCAGGCGGCGCTGGACACGGCCCACGGGCTGTGCCCAGCCGTGGTGCAGAAGAGCGGGGTCAGGGATCAGCTGGTCACGGCCATGTCAGAGAGGATCTGCCTCCAGGACCAGCTCAGCCTCAGCGCTGTCCTGGACCAGATGGTCACCGATGTCTTCAGCAAGCTGAA TGAGATCAAGCTCTCCGTCACAGCCGCTGTAGCCGACTGCATCGtggatgctgtgctgggagacCTGACCATCGCCCAGTGCAAACTG GCAGAGAGCCTCTCCAAGCAGGGGCTCgacctcctggtgctgctgccggAGTCGGCTGAGGACGATGCCGCGGCGCTGGCGAGGGGCAGGAACCCTCCggacctggctgcagaggag tACAAGATGGCCCTGCGGAGGAGAAACAAGCACTTCAGGAGCATCCGGCCCACACCAACTGTGAGAA CATCCTCCCCTGCACGCAGCCAACCTccggcggcggcggtggcgggATCCATCCCGG GCGCCGCAAAGCCGCCACGCGCGCTCCCGGCGGGCACGGCCGcgctcccgctcccgccccgcggCGGAGCCGCTGCCCCGCTCGCTGCCCCTCCGCGCGTGGGCGAGGGCGACGGCGTccctgatgatgatgatggtgatggtgatggtgatgatgatgggAAGGCCTGGCGACGGCGGGTGTCAACACGGACCCTCTCGCCTCTCGTAGGTGTCTCGGAGCTGGAGCCGGCAGCGGGTCGAGACGCCAGCGGGCTCCGAGCTCACCGGGCGCCGCCGTCACTcagccccgccgcgccgccggcaCGCCCTGCCTCCACAAAGGATGCTGAGCCTGCGAGCGGCTCGCTCCCCGCCACGCAGCCTGCCACCGCCACCGGATTCCTTATGGACCTGCCGACCGCCGGCGAGAAGCTGGAGCATTGCACCAAAGGCAGGCCCCGGCCCAACCGCCGGCACCGGCAGCCGCCCAGCAAGCCGAAT GTGCAGCCCGTGGCCTGTGAGAACAGCGAGGACAGGAGCATCACCCGCGTGGACGAGGGGCTGGAGGATTTCTTTGCCAAGAGGCTCATCACAGAAACACTGCC CCCCACGACTCCGGAGACCTGCCCAGGATCAGCCCCTCTGGCTCCCTCTGGTTCCCGCACCCTCAAGaagaaaattgggaatttttttgccttcaagaaacccAAATCCAGCCGGGGCTCGAGGTGTGAGAAGGAGCCCGAGGGTGGTCCCACTGCCCCTAGGAGCAGGCGCTCGATGCTCAGTGACATTTTACGAGCCCCCAGCAAGGCAGGCGAGTCAGGGAAGCCTCTGAGTAAATCAGAGGAGGGGGGGCTCTCTGCCGAGCCCCAAGCAGAGCCTGAGCACTGCCAGACTCCTGACTCTGCCCGGAGGATCCGGCCCAAGTACTCTCGGGAGGGCAAATCCCAGTCACTCATCTTGCTGTCCGGGGAGGACGAGGATGCGCTGGGGGTCAGGCATGACAAG AAgaggcacctggagaagagcGAGGGGGAGTTGTCCAGCTCCTTCGAACAGCGTGTGCAGGTCATGCTCCATCGCATCGGCGTCACCAAGGGCCCGGCTGCTGAGAGCAAGAAGCAGCAG AGCAAAGACAGCGAGATCAAGAAAGCCGGCTCAGATG GGGACATCGTCGACAGCTCTGCGGACTCACCCCCATCCCTGAAGGCCCGCACACACTCTGTGTCCACAG ACGCACCCTTCCGCAGCCCAGCCGCCAGGACGGAGCCCAGCGCCGAGCCCCGGCCAGCCTGGAAAGCCCTGGGAAGGCAGCTGCCCGCTGAGCCTCCGGCCACCAGCTCCGACCAGCCCCGGCGCTCCCTcaccctggcagagcccagcggGCTGCCGGAGCCCGGGGGCcgggagggctggagcagcagcctgccaCGGCTGGGCAGGAACGTGCCGGTGGCACTGCCGCGGAGGGTCAGCCATGGTGGGGAGGTGGGTGCTGGcaccctgcccaccctgcccacacCGCCCAATAATGAAG ACACCCGGCTGATGGCACGGCTGGCAGCGCCACGGGGACCCAGCCGCCGAGCACTGTCTGTCCacgaggagcagctcagggagcccGAGTGCCCGGCAGAGCTGGGAA TGGGCACCGTTCCCCTGCGCCTGCGGCGTTCGCCTGTGCTCAGGCACAGGACCAAGCACGAGTCCCTCTCAGAGATGGAGGGTGAGCCTGGACCAACCCCGGATGCTGAAG GTGCCCCGCTGCAGGACTGGCCCCGTGCCGGGCTGGAGGAGCCGCAGGCTGGCACAGGCCCTGAGGGTGAGCAGCCACAAGCCCTGGCACAAACTGTTGGGAATGCACAAGACTCAGCTGCCATAGACCAAAGACGCCCAGTGCCGGGCCAGGAGGAGCCGGCCCTGGGACAGTGA